The sequence below is a genomic window from Paramisgurnus dabryanus chromosome 4, PD_genome_1.1, whole genome shotgun sequence.
AACAAATTTtgacaatgacactttaacttCGCTTATCCAAAAATAGGCAAATAATGTTTGCTATAATCCAATAACTGAAGTTACATAAGGCAGGTTGATTAGGAATTTGGAATAAAAATAATCACTAATCTTGAAGCCTACTTTGATACAGTATAGAAGAgtacttaaaatgaatgtttcCACGCAGCATTAATCTGGGCTGCTAGTTTCGCGATGCACCCAATTTTTGAAAAACAGAGAGCACACGAAAGCACACTGAACTCAATGGGAGAGACATGATATGCTTGTCATTGCTTATCAATGTCATTGTCAAAGAGTGTCATTATCACGGAAGagcacaaaaacacaaaatgtgatCCCAGATATGTTTGGGCAGTtgataatatataatatacaaggGCAGCCCACTAAAGTAAACTCagtgtgtgggaaacactgtcaaatgaaactaatgcattttacaaattatttatttttaatttattttggcAGGTCCTTTATTTCAAAGTATAAtggcaaaagaaaaaaattcgtCACCATATGTAAGTGAACCTTTATGCACTATGTActtgtatttatataatatgtataatatgacttaaaaatgtgtatatatatatatatatatatatatatatatatatatatatatatatatatatatatatatttaaatatatggtTTAGTGTAGGAAAATAAAGAATGTCTAAAAAAAATCTACccttataaaacattcattaaaaATCGCATATTAAATCATTTTTGTTCATTAAGTAGAAATAAGAAATTAAATTTAGAACACATAGTTATATACAAttgaagaaatgttttttttttcaaatagtaTGTATTTGGTGCGCATTGTGTGGAGGAGCTTATGCAAGCGCAGCATCTacttcaacaaccacaactgttactcaaacaactaccacagttggtccaacgaccacaactgtttctccaacaaccacaactgttgctggAACAACCACAAATGTTGATCCATTGACCACAACTGTAGCTCTAACCACgacaactgtagctccaaccacgacaactgtagctccaaccacgacaactgcggctccaacgactacaacagttcctccaacaactaccacagttgctccaacgaccacaactgcagctcaaacaaccacaactgttgctccaacaacaacaacagttccttcaacaactaccacagttgctccaacaaccacaaatgttgctccaacgactacaactcttgctccaacaactaccacagttggtcAAACGACCACAAATGCGGCTCAaataaccacaactgttgctccaaccacgacaactgtagctccaaccacgacaactgtagctcgaacaaccacaactgttgctccaacaacaacaacaacaacagttcttccaacgactaccactgttgctccaagaaccacaactgttgctccaacgaccacaacagttcctccaacgactaccacagttgctccaacaaccacaactgttgctccaacgacaacaactgctgctccaacaaccacaactgctgctccaacgaccacaactgttcctccaacaaccacaacagttcttccaacgactaccacagttgctccaacaaccaaaactgttgctccaacgaccacaacagttcctccaacaactaccacagttgctccaacaaccacaactgttgcttcaacgaccacaacagttcctccaacaactaccacagttgctccaacaaccacaacagttgctccaacaaccacaactgttgcttcgacgaccacaacagttcctccaacaactaccacagttgctccaacaaccacaactgttgctccaacgacaacaactgctgctccaacaaccacaactgctgctccaacgaccacaactgttgctccaacaaccacaacagttcttccaacgactaccacagttgctccaacaaccacaactgttgctccaactaccacaacagtttctccaacgactaccacagttgctccaaaaactaccacagttgctccaaccaccacaactgcggctccaacgactacaacagttcctccaacaactaccacagttgctccaacgaccacaactgcggctcaaactaccacaactgttgctccaacaacaacaactgtagctccaaccacgacaactgtagctccaaccacgacaactgtagctccaaccacgacaactgtagctccaaccacgacaactgtagctccaacCACGGCAACTGcggctccaacaactaccacagttgctccaacgaccacaactgcggctcaaacaaccacaactgttgctccaacaacaacaacaacagttccttcaacaaccaccacagttgctccaacaaccacaactgttgctccaacgactacaactcttgctccaacaactaccacagttggtcaaacgaccacaactgcggctcaaataaccacaactgttgctccaacgacaacaactgctgctccaacaaccacaactgctgctccaacgaccacaactgttgctccaacaaccaaaacatttcttccaacgactaccacagttgctccaacaaccacaactgttgctccaacaaccacaactgctgctccaacgaccacaactgttggtccaacaaccacaacagttcttccaacgactaccacagttgctccaacaaccacaactgttgctccaactaccacaacagtttctccaacgactaccacagttgctccaacaactaccacagttgctccaaccaccacaactgcggctccaacgactacaacagttcctccaacaactaccacagttgctccaacgaccacaactgcggctcaaactaccacaacagttgctccaacaacaacaactgttgctccaacgacaacaactgctgctccaacaaccacaactgctgctccaacgaccacaactgttgctccaacaaccacaacagttcttccaacgactaccacagttgctccaacaaccacaactgttgctccaactaccacaacagtttctccaacgactaccacagttgctccaacaactaccacagttgctccaaccaccacaactgcggctccaacgactacaacaattcctccaacaactaccacagttgctccaacgaccacaactgcggctcaaactaccacaactgttgctccaacaacaacaactgtagctccaaccacgacaactttagctccaaccacgacaactgtagctccaaccacgacaactgtagctccaacTACGACAACTGcggctccaacaactaccacagttgctccaacgaccacaactgcggctcaaacaaccacaactgttgctccaacaacaacaacaacagttccttcaacaactaccacagttgctccaacaaccacaactgttgctccaacgacaacaactgctgctccaacaaccacaactgcttctccaacgaccacaactgttcctccaacaaccacaacagttcttccaatgactaccacagttgctccaacaaccacaactgttgctccaacgaccacaacagttcctccaacgacaaccacagttgctccaacaaccacaactgttgcttcaacgaccacaacagttccaccaacaactaccacagttgctccaacaaccacaactgttgcttcaacgaccacaacagttcttccaacgactaccacagttgctccaacaaccacaactgttgctccaactactaccacagttgctccaacgaccacaactgcggctcaaactaccacaacagttgctccaacaaccacaactgttgctccaacaaccacaactgctgctccaacaaccacaactgctgctccaacgaccacaactgttgctccaacaaccacaacagttcttccaacgactaccacagttgctccaacaaccacaactgttgctccaactaccacaacagtttctccaacgactaccacagttgctccaacaactaccacagttgctccaacgaccacaactgctgctcaaactaccacaactgttgctccaacaacaacaactgtagctccaaccacgacaactttagctccaaccacgacaactgtagctccaaccacgacaactgtagctccaacTACGACAACTGcggctccaacaactaccacagttgctccaacgaccacaactgcggctcaaacaaccacaactgttgctccaacaacaacaacaacagttccttcaacaactaccacagttgctccaacaaccacaactgttgctccaacgacaacaactgctgctccaacaaccacaactgcttctccaacgaccacaactgttcctccaacaaccacaacagttcttccaacgactaccacagttgctccaacaaccacaactgttgctccaacgaccacaacagttcctccaacgacaaccacagttgctccaacaaccacaactgttgcttcaacgaccacaacagttcctccaacaactaccacagttgctccaacaaccaaaaccgttgctccaacgacaacaactgctgttccaacaaccacaactgctgctccaacgaccacaacagttcttccaacgactaccacagttgctccaacaaccacaactgttgcttcaacgaccacaacagttcctccaacaactaccacagttgctccaacaaccacaactgttgcttcaacgaccacaacagttcctccaacaactaccacagttgctccaacaaccacaactgttgctccaacgacaacaactgctgctccaacgaccacaactgatgctccaacgaccacaactgtttctccaacaaccacaacagtttctccaacgactaccacagttgctccaacaaccacaactgttgcttcaaccacaacaactgctgctccaacaaccacaactgctgctccaacaaccacaactgttgctccaacaaccacaacagttcttccaacgactaccacagttgctccaacaaccacaactgttgctctaactaccacaacagttcctccaaccacaacaactgctgctccaacaaccacaactgctgctccaacgaccacaactgttgctccaacaaccacaacagttcttcaaacgactaccacagttgctacaacaaccacaactgttgctccaacgacgacaacagttcctccaacaactacaacagttgctccaacaaccacaactgttgctccaacgaccacaacagttcctccaaccacaacaattgctgctccaacaaccacaactgttgctccaacgaccacaacagtttctccaacgactaccacagttgc
It includes:
- the LOC141282058 gene encoding uncharacterized protein; the protein is MVAPTTTTAAQTTTTVAPTTTTVAPTTTTAAPTTTTAAPTTTTVAPTTTTVLPTTTTVAPTTTTVAPTTTTVSPTTTTVAPTTTTVAPTTTTAAQTTTTVAPTTTTVAPTTTTLAPTTTTVAPTTTTVAPTTTTAAPTTTTVAPTTTTAAQTTTTVAPTTTTTVPSTTTTVAPTTTTVAPTTTTAAPTTTTASPTTTTVPPTTTTVLPTTTTVAPTTTTVAPTTTTVPPTTTTVAPTTTTVASTTTTVPPTTTTVAPTTKTVAPTTTTAVPTTTTAAPTTTTVLPTTTTVAPTTTTVASTTTTVPPTTTTVAPTTTTYHICSNNHSCCSINHNIPPTTTTVAPTTTTVAPTTTTVAQTTTTVATTTTTVPPTTTTVPPTTTTVPPTTAAPTTTTATPTITTVAPTTTTVPLTTTTVAPTTTTVAPTTTTVAPTTTTLVQQPQLQLQ